The following are from one region of the Bradyrhizobium septentrionale genome:
- a CDS encoding formate dehydrogenase subunit gamma: MTVRYEPWDAARGADIIAEHAGLEGATLVILHALQEAFGYVPEPAIPMVAEALNLSRAEVHGVFTFYHDFRKQPAGRHVLKLCRAEACQAAGGDALAARAEAKLGVSLGHTTADERVTLEPIYCLGLCATAPSAMLDGRVVGRLDEARIDALVAEAQR, translated from the coding sequence ATGACGGTGCGATACGAACCCTGGGACGCGGCGCGCGGCGCTGACATCATCGCCGAACATGCCGGGCTTGAAGGCGCCACGCTGGTGATCCTGCATGCGCTGCAGGAGGCGTTCGGCTACGTGCCGGAGCCGGCGATCCCGATGGTCGCCGAGGCGCTCAACCTGTCCCGCGCCGAGGTGCACGGCGTGTTCACCTTCTACCACGACTTCCGCAAGCAACCGGCCGGACGCCACGTCCTCAAGCTGTGCCGCGCCGAGGCCTGCCAGGCTGCCGGCGGCGATGCGTTGGCGGCGCGTGCGGAGGCCAAGCTCGGCGTTTCGCTGGGACATACCACGGCCGATGAACGCGTGACGCTGGAGCCGATCTACTGCCTCGGGCTGTGCGCCACCGCGCCGTCGGCGATGCTGGATGGCCGCGTGGTCGGCCGGCTCGATGAGGCACGAATCGACGCGCTGGTCGCGGAGGCACAGCGATGA